The genomic region TGACCAGCTTCACATCTCCATTTTTGATATTAAGTGCCTGGGGGAGAAGTTCGACCAGTCTGGTGTCCATGCAGCTTAAAATCACCACTTTTTTATCAGGCAGCCCATCTGTTTCATAAGGCTCATATTGCCTGTCCTGAACAAAACGGTCATTAAATTCAAGAATTTGATCTAATAACATAGTAAATCCTCCTTATCGATTTCATCCTTATTAAGGTACTATGAAAAACCATAGCTTTAAAGTCATATAGTTAAAATACCCCCAAAGCACTCATTGAAAACCCCCGATTATACTATTATATACAATAAAACCAGGAGTAAAATGAGTTTTTGTGATCATTAGTTTTACTAAATATGAAATGCTGGTAAGGAAAATGGGAATAGTAAGAAAAGAGTATAAAGATAAAGGAAGCATATATACGATGAAAATGCAGCTGATTGAAGCTTATATTCCTAAAAAGCATTATGAAGAGACTAATCGGGCTTTGCAGGAGTTTCCCCATCTTTCTTACAGGACATTTAAAGAGGATGAGAACATGATGCTCGTTCGTATCGTCACGGAAAGCGGCCATGTTGAAGATATTTTAAACTATCTGGAAAATGAAACAAATGTGGACGAAGGCTTTGAAACGATATTACTACCGGTCCAAACCTATATCTCGAAGCAGACGTTAGAAGATAAGAATAACGAAAAAGAACATGAGGAAGAGGAAGATTCAAAGCTGGTCAGAGCAAGTCGTCAGGAATTGCTTCAAACGATTGAAAAGAATAGTTCAGTTACTCTGAACTATACCTTGCTCATTATTCTATCGGCGATTGTGGCCACAGTGGGATTTATAAAAGATAGTGAAGCTGTTGTGATTGGAGCAATGGTCATTGCGCCGATGATTGGACCGATAATTTCAGTAGCCTTTTCTGCTATACTTGGGGATTATCCAAGAGTCGGCCGCGCATCTTTGACCTTTATACTAGGTTTTGCAATCGTTATTGGCATTTCGATAGGGTTCAGTTACCTGTTTGAAATGGGGACGGAAAACAATCAATACATTGCCCGAACGGAGGTAACCTTGTCGGATTTTTTTCTTGCACTTGCCTCTGGTGCAGCAGGTGCATTATCCATTTTGAACCGTCTTTCTGGTAATCTTGTGGGGGTAATGGTAGCAGTTGCTCTGCTTCCACCAACCATTGCTATTGGTATATCCATCGGGCAGGCTTTGTGGATGGATACGCTTGGTTCCTTGTTGCTCGTGACCGTAAACACAACTTGTATTCTGCTGTCAGCGATTACCATATTTTCAATCAGCGGGATTCGTCCTGTCCGATGGCGTGAGGTGCAGAAGGCAAATGTGTCCAGAACATTTTCGTTTGTTTTTGTCGGAACGATTGTAGGAATTCTCGTTCTGGTTATCCTGGTTGGTCAAGGGATAAAATTTGAATAACCCCCTGATCTCAGAAGATTCAGCAGAATGGATTTTCTGACAATAAGATGAACTGGTTATTTAGGAAGGTCAAATTCTGTTACAATAATAGAATCAAGATACTTATTACAAAAAGAGGTGTAGCTGCATGACATTGAAGATAACGAAAGAAGCTGCTAATTGGTACATAGATGAAATGGATTTGGAACAAGGAGACTACCTTCAATATTTTGTTAAGCTTTATGGAGGAATTCCTACTATATTTCCAAGTTACTTTTTAGGTGTAGCTGAAGGCATAGACGGAGAAATCGCCATACAGGAAGATGTGGAGGGCATTCATTTTTTCATCAACAACCAGGATAAATGGTTACTGGACAATCATGATTTAACGATAAAACTGGATGATGAGGAGCCTGAATTTATATTTGAAGAACAATAATTTTACACCTTTCAAACTTTTGTTTGAAAGGTGTTTTTTAATGAGCCGGGAAAACAGGAAATACATGAACAAGACTTTCTTAACCTCCATCTTTCTTCCTATTTTTATTAATAATGGAAATTTCTTTCTTTTTTAGTATTGACTTAACTTTTTGAAAACTATATAATTTATTAGCAATTAAAATTTTCAGGAAAAGGAGGTCACGAGAGATGATTAGGAAAAGGACTATGGATGTCTGCCATTTAAGTGTGCGACAACAGCGCTATGATTTTAGTACTTTACAAACTCAATATAACCGTGAAACCGTGACCTCTTTATTATCGTGTATAAAGAGATAGGATATTTTTTGTCTTTTTTGGATGTACAGGATGGGGAAATAATATCAGGTCACGGAAGGTCCGTGATTTTTTTATGCAGCTTATTTTAAAGTGAGCAGAAACAAAATATTCGGAAGATGTCAGGATTCTGAATATTTATCTGCGCATACGTCACGGCGTATGCGCATTTTTTATTTTTAAATATCTGTTTTATTTATCACGATAATGGGTTTCATGCAGGAAGGAAGTGGAGAAATGCTTAAGTTTCGATTACAGTTATTTATGAAACGAGAAGGAGGCCGACTGATGATTCAATTATCCTTTCAATTTTTAGGCAAGGAACGGAAGAGGATCGAAAGCGGATAGCGGAAATAACTAAACTTTTTAGCCATTAACAACGAAGGGATGAATGAAATGTTTAGTGTATTTAAGAAATTATCCTGGTATTTTAAAGAACAGTGGCTCCGGTACACAGTTGCTATTATAGCCCTAATGATGGTGAATCTGCTTGAATTATTGCCGCCTAAAATTATTGGGCTTGCCATTGATGAAATTCAGTATCAGACCTTAACTAATGGACGCTTAGCTGAATTAGTTCTATGGTTAATGGGAGTCATCCTAATGAGTTATTTGCTATCATTTTTTTGGGATTATACGTTGTTCGGCCGTTCCATATTGCTGGAAAGAAGGCTTCGGTCCAATTTAATGGGTCATTTTTTGAGAATGACCCCACGATTTTTTGGTCATTATCGCACCGGAGATCTCATGGCCAGGTCAACCAACGATTTGAAGGCGATTATGATGACCGCCGGCTATGGAATTTTAACGCTGGTCGACTCAACCGTTTTTATGAGTTTTATTATTGTGATGATGTTTTTTACTATCAGTGCCAAGCTAACCTTGGCTGCGCTGATTCCTTTGCCGATTATGGCGTACATCATCCATAAATATGGAAGGCAGATTCATACCCGATTCAGAAAAGCTCAGCAATCCTTCAGTGATTTGAATAACTATACGCTGGAATCTGTAAAAGGGGTTCGTGTAACAAGGGCCTTTGTGCAGGAACGGGAGGACGAAAAGCGTTTTGCCGACATGACGGAGGATGTTTATCAGAAAAATGCGGATGTAGCTAAAGTGGACGCCTTTTTTGAACCGACCATTAATGTTCTTGTAGGTCTGTCCTACACGATCGGAATTGGTTATGGAGCTGTTATGGTGTTTGATCAGCAAATTTCTTTTGGTGATCTGGTCAGTTTTAACGTGTATTTAGGAATGCTGATTTGGCCTATGATTGCAGTGGGTGATTTGATTAATGTTATGCAGAGGGGAAATGCTTCCATTGATCGTGTGGAAAATATCCTGGATCAGAAGCCGGATGTCCATGATCCTCCCAAGCCAAAGGTTATCGATATACCTGAAAGAATTGAATTCAAAGATGTTTCCTTTCAATATCCGGATACAGAGAGTCAACAAATCCGTAATATGAACCTGACAATCAAGCGCGGACAGACCATTGGTATTGTTGGAAAAACAGGCTCTGGAAAAACAACATTAATGAAACAGCTTCTCCGTCAATATGAGCCGCCAGAGGGACAAGTGCTGATTAATGGAATTGACATACAGGACTTCAGCCTGGACCAGACAAGGGCATGGATAGGCTACGTGCCACAGGATCACATGTTATTTTCAAAAACGATCAGGGAGAACCTGTTGTTTGGCAGTGAGCCAAAAACAGATGAGGAAATTTATCAAATGCTCAAGCAGGTAGACTTGAAGGAAGACTTAAACCAATTCCCTCAGGGGCTTGATACCCTTGTAGGGGAAAGCGGGGTCACATTATCAGGTGGCCAAAAGCAGCGGGTCTCCTTAGCACGTGCCTTACTAATGGACCCTGAAATCTTAATTCTGGATGACACACTATCTGCTGTTGATGGGAAAACAGAGGCTACGATTATTTCCCATTTAAAAGACGAACGTAAGGGGAAAACAACCATCATATCAGCTCACCGCTTATCTGCTGTTAAGCATGCTGAAGAGATTATTGTGATGGAACAGGGAAGAATTATAGAACGAGGAACCCATGAGGATCTTATTAAGCAAAACGGCTGGTATAAAACTCAATATGAGATTCAGCAGATGGGGGAGGTGTAAGGAATGAAAGGTTCTACGGAAAAACGACTGTTTCAATATGCAATGACAAGCAAAAAGACGATTACCATTGGGATTATCTGTTTAATCATTTCGGTAGGTCTGGAGCTCACAGGACCATTTATAGCAAAAATCGTTATTGATGAACATATAGTAGGCATTTCAAATCCGGACATGGAGCCTGTCATTAAATGGCTGAGTCTGTATATGGGGCTTCTTCTTTTTGCTGCTTTTTTTCAATACTTTAAAACGTACTTATTACAGGTCTCAGCTAACAAAATTATTCAGAGAATGCGTAATGACGTGTTTGGTCATATCCAGGAATTGCAAATGGACTACTATGTGAATCGTCCAGCAGGAAAAACAGTAGCCCGAGTGACAAACGATACAGAAGCGATAAAAGAACTTTATATGAAGGTTCTTGAGACCTTTGTAGATGGCTTTGTTTATATGGCGGGAATATATGTCGCATTATTCCTGCTGGATGTCCGATTGGCTGCCATCTGCCTGATCCTCATTCCACTGATTTATATATGGATGCGTCTCTTTAAGGTTTATGCCGGAAAATATAACCGCGTAATCCGCTCGACTGTCAGTGAAATTAATGCCAATATTAATGAACTGATTCAGGGCATGCCTGTTATCCAGGCCTTTCGTCGTACAAAAACTGCGAAAAAAGAATTTGAAGTATTAAATGAGCGGAATTACCGTTATCAAATAAAAATGAATACATTGACGGCTCTGACATCATTTAACCTTGTTAAAATTTTACGGGGTGTCGCTTTTATGAGTATTATATGGTACTTCGGCAGTCACTCCATGTCAGGAACAGCAATGGTTTCTGCCGGGGTTCTATATGCATTTGTTGATTATATTACAAGGCTGTTTGAACCGGTAAATCAGATTGTCAGCCAGCTGCCGCAATTGGAGCATTCCCGTGTAGCGGGGGCAAGAGTGTTCGAATTAATGGATGTACCGGGAGAAAAAGTTGAAGATAAGCCGATGCCGCCACATTCGGGGGATGTGAGATTTCGCGATGTATCTTTCGCTTATAAAGATGATGAGTATGTATTAAAGAATATTGATTTTTATGTAAAGGCGGGTCAGACGGCTGCATTTGTCGGGCACACCGGTTCAGGGAAAAGTTCGATCATGAATTTATTGTTCCGATTCTATGACCCTCAGCATGGAAGGATTGAAATTGATGGGAACGATACAACGTCATATTCACGGCAGCAGGTCCGTCGCTCAATAGGAATTGTGCTGCAGGATCCGTTCATATTTACCGGTACAATTCTCTCTAATGTAACTTTAGATGACCCTTCCATTAGCAGGCATAGAGCAATAGAGGCTTTAAAGGCTGTAGGGGCTGATACATTTATTGAGAAACTCCCTAATCAGTATGATGAACCAGTCCGGGAGAATGGAAGTGAATTCTCAACTGGACAGAGGCAGTTGCTTTCCTTTGCGAGAGCTTTGGCATTTGATCCGGCAATTTTAATATTGGATGAAGCAACAGCAAATGTTGATACAGAAACAGAAGGCCTGATCCAGGAGGCCATGAAGGTGGTACAAAAAGGGCGAACAACGTTAATTATCGCTCACCGATTATCGACGATTCAGCATGCAGACCAAATTTTTGCACTGGAACGTGGTAAAATAGTAGAGAAGGGAACTCATGAAGAACTCATTCAGCACCGTGGGAAATATTATGAAATGTACCAGATGCAGCATGGAAATCAAATGTTACCGTCAATTTCCTAATCAAAATGGTCATGCAAAGGGGCATTCGCATGGATGATGAGAAACAAAAGCCTGAGACATTAGATGAGAAGGATTTATACGAAGAGTTGGAACCTGAAGAGGTTTATGAGATTTTACAGGAAGAGCGAAAAAAAACCCATCAAAGGGAAAAGCAGGGAGATAAGCCAAAACGTCCATTTCCGAAATGGGCGTTTTGGATCATTGCTGTTTTCATGTTGATTAGTGCATTGCAATTTTTACCAAAGACTTTTTCTTTATCCATTATTGACTTTCTTCAGACATCTGCTAAATTATCTACAATGGATGAAATAGATACGTACCAGGAATCCGTAGTTGTTGTAGAAACCGGAGTAAGCAAAGGTACAGGATTCTCTGTTTCACCAGATGGCTACATTTTAACCAATCATCATGTTATTGATGAAGGTCCTCACTTAAATGTTGGATTTCCCAATGCAGGAGTATTTGAGGCGAATATAGTAAAATCTTATCCTGAAATCGATCTGGCCCTTTTAAAAGTGGATGGAGAAAACCTCCCTTATCTGGAGTTAGCGGCATCCGCATCATGGAAAGCCAAGGATCATATTTATTTTATAGGAAACCCTCTAAATTTTAATGGGATTGCGAATGAAGGGAAGATACTTGGACGAACGTCTTCATCCAGTATTGAAGGGGATGCCATCATGCTGCAGGCCCCTGTATACAACGGCAATAGCGGAAGTCCTGTCCTTACTATGGACGGGCAGGTGATTGGAATTGTTTATGCAACTACAAATAACGCCAATTATGGTAAAGTAGGACTGGCGATACCAATCGAAAAGTTTTATCAGCAGAAAGAATCTCAATACATTCGTAAATAAATGAAAGATTACGGTCATTTAGTAACGGTGTTTGCCGAATAATTTATTAGGTCTGGAGGTGATAAAGGTTGATCGAACGCGTATTCAACAGGAAAAGAAACATCTCCTTGGAAGACCAGGTACTATCTGCTCAAAAAGGAGATGAACAAACACGAAATGACCTTCTTAAAAAGTATCAACCTTTTATCGCCAAGACGGTTTCCCAGGTTTGTAAAAAATATATCGACCCTAAGTCAGACGATGAGTTCAGCATCGGTCTGATTGCCTTTGATCAGGCCATACAGACCTATTCCACTGACAAAGGAAATTCCTTTCTATCTTTTGCCAAGGTTGTTGTGAAACGAAAGGTGATTGACTATTTACGCAGTGAACAACGAAAGCAGACGGATCTGTCTATTGATCAGGACTACGAAGATGAAGAGCAGATGGAAAATCAACTGGAAGTCCAGGTTGCCAGGAATGAATATATTCAGCAATCAGAAGCATGGCAGAGGCGTGAAGAAATATTGGAATTCCAGAATCAGTTAAGGGAGTATAAGATCTCGTTTGATGAATTAACCAGCCACTCACCCAAACATGCAGATGCCCGACAGTCAGCAATTGAAGTTGCTAAGATTATTTTTTCTGAAGAACCTTTAAGGAACTATGTTATTGAAAAGAAACGGTTACCGATGAAGGATCTGGTCGATTATGTTGAAGTAAGTCGAAAAACCCTTGAGCGAAACCGGAAGTATATTCTGGCTATGTTTATCATCCTGTCCGGTGATTACATTTACTTAAAAGATTATTTAAAGGGGGTGGATCTATGAAAAAGGGCCTGGTTGTGCAAAAAAAACGCAGACATGTCATTGTAATGGGGGCTGATGGCAGCTTTCATAAAACACGTACGAAGGAACATTATGAAATTGGAGAAGAAATGGAGTTTAACGATCGCTCTATTCCTTTTTTGGATTCGATCCAAGCACTCGTTAACATCCGTCGAGTATCGGCGGCAGCTATCATTTTATTGCTAATTTTTGTGCCTGTTATGATGATGAATCAGCCCCAGGAAGCCTATGCCTATGTTAATGTAGATATTAACCCGAGTATAGAGCTGGCCGTTAATGAAGACCTTGAAGTAACGGATTTGACCCCAATTAATCAGGAAGCCAGTCAGGTATTGGATCAGTTAAAGGGTTGGAAAGGTCAGTCTGTAGA from Virgibacillus sp. MSP4-1 harbors:
- a CDS encoding TIGR00341 family protein gives rise to the protein MKMQLIEAYIPKKHYEETNRALQEFPHLSYRTFKEDENMMLVRIVTESGHVEDILNYLENETNVDEGFETILLPVQTYISKQTLEDKNNEKEHEEEEDSKLVRASRQELLQTIEKNSSVTLNYTLLIILSAIVATVGFIKDSEAVVIGAMVIAPMIGPIISVAFSAILGDYPRVGRASLTFILGFAIVIGISIGFSYLFEMGTENNQYIARTEVTLSDFFLALASGAAGALSILNRLSGNLVGVMVAVALLPPTIAIGISIGQALWMDTLGSLLLVTVNTTCILLSAITIFSISGIRPVRWREVQKANVSRTFSFVFVGTIVGILVLVILVGQGIKFE
- a CDS encoding HesB/YadR/YfhF family protein, with protein sequence MTLKITKEAANWYIDEMDLEQGDYLQYFVKLYGGIPTIFPSYFLGVAEGIDGEIAIQEDVEGIHFFINNQDKWLLDNHDLTIKLDDEEPEFIFEEQ
- a CDS encoding ABC transporter ATP-binding protein encodes the protein MFSVFKKLSWYFKEQWLRYTVAIIALMMVNLLELLPPKIIGLAIDEIQYQTLTNGRLAELVLWLMGVILMSYLLSFFWDYTLFGRSILLERRLRSNLMGHFLRMTPRFFGHYRTGDLMARSTNDLKAIMMTAGYGILTLVDSTVFMSFIIVMMFFTISAKLTLAALIPLPIMAYIIHKYGRQIHTRFRKAQQSFSDLNNYTLESVKGVRVTRAFVQEREDEKRFADMTEDVYQKNADVAKVDAFFEPTINVLVGLSYTIGIGYGAVMVFDQQISFGDLVSFNVYLGMLIWPMIAVGDLINVMQRGNASIDRVENILDQKPDVHDPPKPKVIDIPERIEFKDVSFQYPDTESQQIRNMNLTIKRGQTIGIVGKTGSGKTTLMKQLLRQYEPPEGQVLINGIDIQDFSLDQTRAWIGYVPQDHMLFSKTIRENLLFGSEPKTDEEIYQMLKQVDLKEDLNQFPQGLDTLVGESGVTLSGGQKQRVSLARALLMDPEILILDDTLSAVDGKTEATIISHLKDERKGKTTIISAHRLSAVKHAEEIIVMEQGRIIERGTHEDLIKQNGWYKTQYEIQQMGEV
- a CDS encoding ABC transporter ATP-binding protein; this translates as MKGSTEKRLFQYAMTSKKTITIGIICLIISVGLELTGPFIAKIVIDEHIVGISNPDMEPVIKWLSLYMGLLLFAAFFQYFKTYLLQVSANKIIQRMRNDVFGHIQELQMDYYVNRPAGKTVARVTNDTEAIKELYMKVLETFVDGFVYMAGIYVALFLLDVRLAAICLILIPLIYIWMRLFKVYAGKYNRVIRSTVSEINANINELIQGMPVIQAFRRTKTAKKEFEVLNERNYRYQIKMNTLTALTSFNLVKILRGVAFMSIIWYFGSHSMSGTAMVSAGVLYAFVDYITRLFEPVNQIVSQLPQLEHSRVAGARVFELMDVPGEKVEDKPMPPHSGDVRFRDVSFAYKDDEYVLKNIDFYVKAGQTAAFVGHTGSGKSSIMNLLFRFYDPQHGRIEIDGNDTTSYSRQQVRRSIGIVLQDPFIFTGTILSNVTLDDPSISRHRAIEALKAVGADTFIEKLPNQYDEPVRENGSEFSTGQRQLLSFARALAFDPAILILDEATANVDTETEGLIQEAMKVVQKGRTTLIIAHRLSTIQHADQIFALERGKIVEKGTHEELIQHRGKYYEMYQMQHGNQMLPSIS
- a CDS encoding S1C family serine protease yields the protein MDDEKQKPETLDEKDLYEELEPEEVYEILQEERKKTHQREKQGDKPKRPFPKWAFWIIAVFMLISALQFLPKTFSLSIIDFLQTSAKLSTMDEIDTYQESVVVVETGVSKGTGFSVSPDGYILTNHHVIDEGPHLNVGFPNAGVFEANIVKSYPEIDLALLKVDGENLPYLELAASASWKAKDHIYFIGNPLNFNGIANEGKILGRTSSSSIEGDAIMLQAPVYNGNSGSPVLTMDGQVIGIVYATTNNANYGKVGLAIPIEKFYQQKESQYIRK
- the sigI gene encoding RNA polymerase sigma factor SigI; this translates as MIERVFNRKRNISLEDQVLSAQKGDEQTRNDLLKKYQPFIAKTVSQVCKKYIDPKSDDEFSIGLIAFDQAIQTYSTDKGNSFLSFAKVVVKRKVIDYLRSEQRKQTDLSIDQDYEDEEQMENQLEVQVARNEYIQQSEAWQRREEILEFQNQLREYKISFDELTSHSPKHADARQSAIEVAKIIFSEEPLRNYVIEKKRLPMKDLVDYVEVSRKTLERNRKYILAMFIILSGDYIYLKDYLKGVDL